A portion of the Flavobacterium magnum genome contains these proteins:
- the rfbB gene encoding dTDP-glucose 4,6-dehydratase, producing the protein MESVKKILITGGAGFIGSHVVRRFVQQYPAYHIVNLDALTYAGNLENISDIENKPNYTFVKGDITDPDFINALFADHHFDGVIHLAAESHVDRSITDPMSFVKTNVIGTVNLLHAAKTAWANNAEGKRFYHISTDEVYGSLGQTGLFTETTPYDPNSPYSASKAGSDHFVRAYGETYGLPYVITNCSNNYGPNHFPEKFIPLLINNIIENKALPVYGDGKYTRDWLFVKDHAAAIDLVFHEGKNHETYNIGGFNEWQNIDLVKLLCAKMDAKLGREAGASEKLITYVKDRPGHDLRYAIDASKINSELGWKPSVTFEEGLELTIDWYLQNEAWLKNVTSGDYKNYYDKQYH; encoded by the coding sequence ATGGAATCTGTAAAAAAAATATTGATTACGGGCGGCGCCGGATTCATCGGCTCCCATGTCGTACGTCGTTTTGTGCAGCAATACCCGGCGTACCACATCGTAAACCTGGATGCGCTCACGTATGCGGGAAATCTTGAGAATATCAGCGATATTGAAAATAAACCCAACTATACCTTCGTAAAAGGCGACATCACCGATCCGGATTTTATCAACGCGTTGTTCGCAGACCATCATTTTGACGGCGTCATCCATCTTGCGGCCGAGTCGCACGTCGACCGCTCGATCACTGATCCGATGTCTTTCGTGAAAACCAACGTTATCGGTACGGTGAATCTGCTGCATGCCGCCAAAACCGCATGGGCAAATAACGCAGAAGGCAAACGCTTCTACCATATCAGTACCGATGAGGTGTACGGAAGCCTCGGGCAGACCGGATTGTTTACGGAGACTACGCCTTACGATCCGAATTCACCGTATTCGGCTTCGAAAGCCGGTTCAGACCATTTTGTGCGGGCTTACGGAGAAACATATGGCCTGCCTTATGTCATTACCAATTGCTCCAATAATTACGGGCCGAACCATTTCCCTGAAAAGTTCATCCCATTGCTGATCAACAATATCATTGAAAACAAAGCTTTGCCTGTGTACGGTGATGGTAAATATACGCGTGACTGGCTCTTCGTAAAAGATCATGCCGCAGCAATAGACCTCGTTTTTCATGAAGGCAAAAACCACGAAACGTACAATATCGGCGGATTCAACGAATGGCAGAACATAGACCTCGTGAAGCTACTTTGCGCCAAAATGGACGCCAAGCTGGGAAGGGAAGCAGGTGCTTCGGAAAAACTGATCACCTACGTAAAAGACCGCCCCGGTCATGACCTGCGCTATGCGATCGATGCTTCAAAAATCAACAGTGAACTCGGATGGAAGCCTTCGGTGACCTTCGAGGAAGGCCTTGAGCTGACCATTGACTGGTATCTGCAAAATGAAGCCTGGCTGAAAAATGTCACTTCGGGCGACTACAAAAATTACTACGACAAACAATACCACTGA
- a CDS encoding UpxY family transcription antiterminator — MPWFVIYTQARNEKKVARRLEQIGIEAYCPLLIQVRQWSDRKKKVETPLISSYVFVNVAENEREKVFEVPGVVRYLYWLGKPAVIRETEMQALKDSLDESVSNAEITGLKAGSSISIPHGPFRGKQGTVSQVNKNSVKIILEEMGIMVTLTKHETA; from the coding sequence ATGCCGTGGTTTGTGATTTACACCCAGGCACGCAACGAAAAGAAAGTCGCCCGGCGGCTGGAGCAAATCGGGATTGAGGCGTATTGCCCGCTGTTGATTCAGGTCAGGCAATGGTCTGACAGGAAGAAGAAAGTGGAAACACCGCTGATCTCGTCCTACGTTTTTGTGAATGTGGCCGAAAATGAAAGGGAAAAGGTCTTTGAGGTGCCGGGTGTGGTGCGCTACTTATACTGGCTCGGGAAACCGGCCGTGATTCGCGAAACCGAAATGCAGGCGCTGAAAGACAGTCTCGATGAAAGCGTATCCAACGCAGAAATCACAGGACTTAAAGCCGGAAGCAGCATCAGTATCCCGCACGGCCCATTTCGGGGAAAGCAGGGTACGGTGAGCCAGGTGAACAAAAACAGTGTGAAAATCATCCTGGAAGAAATGGGGATAATGGTCACGCTCACTAAGCACGAAACGGCTTAG
- the pseB gene encoding UDP-N-acetylglucosamine 4,6-dehydratase (inverting) codes for MTLENKSILITGGTGSLGKALTAHIFKTYPKIKKLIILSRDEQKQFQMAQEFPLSEYPQIRFFLGDVRDQERLIRAFQGVDIVIHAAAMKHVHLAEYNPDECIKTNIGGAQNVIHAALQTNVQNVVALSTDKACAPINLYGATKLTSDKLFVAANNIKGMNPIKFSVVRYGNVMGSNGSVIPFFMKKRPEGKLPITDPNMTRFNISLQGGVDMVMHAMQHAWGGEIFIPKIPSYKITDVAEAVAPECTLDIVGIRPGEKIHEEMITPSDSFYTYDLGKYYTILPSMHGWKLEDFIKEFNAVRVPEGFAYNSETNTEWDSVDDLRKLIVEHVDPNFTA; via the coding sequence ATGACACTTGAAAATAAATCGATTTTAATTACCGGCGGGACAGGATCTCTTGGGAAAGCCCTCACAGCACACATTTTCAAAACCTATCCAAAAATCAAAAAACTGATCATCCTTTCAAGGGATGAACAGAAGCAATTCCAGATGGCACAGGAATTTCCGCTGAGCGAATACCCGCAAATCCGTTTCTTTTTAGGCGATGTCAGGGACCAGGAGCGATTGATAAGGGCATTCCAGGGTGTTGATATTGTCATCCATGCGGCAGCCATGAAACACGTTCACCTCGCGGAATACAATCCGGATGAATGCATTAAAACCAATATCGGTGGCGCGCAGAATGTCATTCACGCTGCGCTGCAGACCAACGTTCAGAATGTGGTGGCGCTTTCGACCGATAAAGCCTGCGCCCCCATCAACCTATACGGAGCCACTAAACTGACTTCCGACAAATTGTTCGTTGCCGCCAACAACATCAAGGGAATGAATCCAATCAAATTTTCCGTAGTGAGGTACGGGAATGTAATGGGTTCAAACGGCTCGGTAATCCCATTTTTCATGAAAAAGAGACCAGAAGGAAAACTCCCAATCACCGATCCGAACATGACGCGTTTTAACATCTCGCTTCAGGGCGGCGTCGACATGGTCATGCATGCGATGCAGCATGCGTGGGGCGGTGAGATTTTTATCCCGAAAATCCCATCGTACAAGATTACCGATGTGGCCGAGGCGGTAGCGCCTGAGTGCACTTTGGATATCGTCGGCATCCGTCCGGGAGAGAAGATCCATGAAGAGATGATTACGCCATCAGATTCATTTTACACCTACGATCTGGGGAAATATTACACCATCCTGCCGTCTATGCACGGTTGGAAACTTGAAGATTTTATCAAGGAATTCAACGCGGTGCGTGTGCCGGAAGGTTTTGCTTACAATTCGGAAACCAATACGGAGTGGGATTCGGTCGATGACCTCAGGAAACTTATCGTTGAACACGTTGACCCAAACTTTACCGCATAA
- the pseC gene encoding UDP-4-amino-4,6-dideoxy-N-acetyl-beta-L-altrosamine transaminase gives MTKMNIPYGRQNITDEDIKSVIETLQSDYLTQGPKILEFEQAFAKYVGAKYAVANANGTAALHLCAMALDVKEGQKVITTPITFAASANCVRYCGGEVVFGDIDPETYLLDINSVRKLLEASPKGTYQGIIPVDFAGRAVDLEAYKKLADEYGLWIIEDACHAPGGYFTDSKGQQQNCGNGNFAELAIFSFHPVKHIACGEGGMITTNDEALYKKLLKLRTHGIVKSDDLYTNSIAFAGGDDKYPLWYMEMQDLGYNYRLTDFQAALGLSQLSRANAGIDRRRQIAATYFEAFNGKNYIQGQSGVVEGHAYHLYIIEIEDRLGLYNYLREQGIYAQIHYIPCHLMPYYRQFGWKEGDRPFSEAYYKQCISLPMYPTLSEAQQEFVIASIDQFHAAKK, from the coding sequence ATGACAAAGATGAATATCCCTTACGGCCGTCAGAACATTACCGATGAAGATATCAAATCCGTCATCGAAACCCTGCAATCCGATTACCTCACACAAGGCCCGAAAATACTGGAGTTTGAGCAGGCATTTGCAAAATACGTCGGCGCAAAATATGCAGTCGCCAATGCCAATGGTACAGCAGCGTTGCACCTCTGCGCCATGGCATTGGATGTGAAAGAAGGACAGAAAGTCATCACCACGCCGATAACATTTGCAGCCTCGGCAAACTGTGTACGGTATTGCGGCGGTGAAGTCGTATTTGGGGATATTGATCCGGAGACGTACTTATTGGACATCAATTCAGTAAGAAAATTATTGGAAGCATCGCCTAAAGGCACTTACCAGGGCATCATCCCGGTAGATTTTGCCGGAAGGGCGGTCGACCTCGAAGCCTATAAAAAACTCGCCGATGAATATGGATTGTGGATTATTGAAGATGCATGCCATGCACCGGGAGGTTATTTTACCGATTCAAAAGGGCAACAGCAAAACTGCGGTAACGGGAATTTTGCTGAATTGGCCATTTTTTCGTTCCATCCCGTAAAGCACATTGCGTGTGGGGAAGGCGGAATGATCACCACGAATGACGAGGCCCTTTATAAAAAACTATTAAAGCTAAGGACCCACGGTATCGTGAAGTCTGACGATTTATATACCAATTCGATTGCCTTTGCCGGCGGCGATGACAAATATCCGCTTTGGTACATGGAAATGCAGGATTTGGGGTACAACTATCGTTTGACGGATTTCCAGGCCGCACTCGGATTGAGCCAGCTTTCGCGTGCCAATGCCGGAATCGACAGGAGAAGACAGATTGCCGCAACGTATTTCGAGGCCTTCAACGGTAAAAATTACATCCAGGGACAATCCGGCGTAGTCGAAGGACATGCTTACCATTTGTATATTATTGAAATCGAGGACCGACTCGGATTGTATAATTATTTAAGGGAACAGGGAATTTATGCCCAAATACATTACATTCCATGTCACCTGATGCCATATTACAGGCAGTTTGGATGGAAGGAAGGCGACCGTCCTTTCTCTGAAGCATACTATAAACAATGTATCAGCCTGCCGATGTATCCCACATTGAGCGAAGCACAACAGGAATTCGTTATCGCGTCGATTGATCAGTTTCATGCAGCTAAAAAGTAA